In Cryptomeria japonica chromosome 10, Sugi_1.0, whole genome shotgun sequence, a genomic segment contains:
- the LOC131859333 gene encoding cysteine-rich receptor-like protein kinase 42, translating to MAARGRQVENMVMLIILSSMLRVPIRADPETKLLYYQCNYSPSSNATRFEQILNAALASVVKEVGASGFATAEEDASTGTATDSVVVLAQCRKDKSPADCVDCIKVAGNQARSCASESCKAYYDGCYLRYENYNFSDTYTDATHRALCGQANAPDSSSFSATGRTLISDLCTATPLIKDYFAADTRQGPSNTTIYGLAFCLSSIQRNSCQDCLKIAQENIIKCFPRSDGRAIDVGCYLRYDSKPFFPSNATTYLTPFLPTG from the coding sequence ATGGCTGCAAGGGGCCGGCAAGTGGAGAATatggttatgttgattattttgtcgTCCATGTTAAGAGTCCCCATTAGGGCAGATCCAGAGACTAAACTTTTATACTACCAATGCAACTACAGCCCCAGCAGCAACGCAACCCGCTTTGAGCAAATTTTGAACGCCGCGCTGGCATCTGTGGTGAAAGAAGTTGGTGCATCTGGATTTGCTACAGCAGAAGAGGATGCATCTACAGGGACAGCAACAGATTCAGTAGTCGTTCTTGCGCAGTGCAGAAAGGATAAATCCCCTGCCGATTGCGTCGATTGCATAAAGGTTGCAGGGAACCAAGCACGCAGCTGCGCCTCAGAGTCCTGCAAAGCATACTACGACGGCTGTTATCTGCGTTACGAGAATTACAATTTTTCTGATACATACACTGATGCCACACATAGAGCCCTCTGCGGCCAAGCCAACGCCCCTGATTCCAGTTCATTTTCGGCAACAGGTCGAACTTTGATAAGTGATCTTTGCACTGCAACTCCACTAATAAAGGATTATTTTGCGGCGGATACGAGACAAGGGCCGTCTAATACGACAATCTATGGACTTGCCTTCTGTCTGAGTTCCATTCAAAGGAATTCCTGCCAAGATTGCCTAAAGATTGCTCAGGAAAACATAATTAAGTGTTTTCCTCGCTCCGATGGACGGGCTATAGACGTTGGCTGCTACTTGCGATACGATTCCAAACCCTTTTTTCCAAGCAACGCGACTACCTATTTGACACCATTCCTACCCACAGGTTAG
- the LOC131858713 gene encoding cold-responsive protein kinase 1-like produces MMQKGQKKVVDIQGASELRGPEDFDFKALKKATNNFDKANKLGEGGFGEVFKGTLKTGKVVAVKKLTLGRSAFATSEFESEVKLISNVHHRNLVRLRGCCRQGQERLLIYEYMPNSSLDRILYGKNKKLLSWKERFNIILGTARGLAYLHEEFHVCIIHRDIKSSNILLDDNFQAKIADFGLARLLPNDKSHISTRFAGTLGYAAPEYATRGKLTEKVDTFSFGVVVLEIVSGRKCIDLKQPPHMQYLLQWVWSLYEDNKVLEVVESGNQMEGYSEEEVMRVINLALQCIQASVSHRPSMSEVVTILFSNDEIDFQKPLQPALVDGESLAYGTPSYQSNATITGTLSAR; encoded by the exons ATGATGCAAAAAGGGCAGaaaaaag TGGTGGATATTCAAGGAGCATCGGAACTGCGCGGACCTGAAGATTTTGACTTCAAGGCACTGAAAAAGGCGACTAACAATTTCGATAAAGCAAATAAGCTCGGAGAAGGAGGGTTTGGTGAAGTATTTAAG GGTACGTTGAAAACTGGCAAAGTTGTGGCGGTTAAAAAACTGACATTAGGTCGTTCTGCTTTCGCAACTTCTGAATTCGAAAGCGAAGTGAAACTCATTTCTAATGTTCATCACAGAAATCTTGTGCGTTTACGTGGATGTTGCAGACAAGGACAAGAAAGACTGCTGATTTATGAGTACATGCCGAATAGCAGTCTTGACAGAATATTATATG gaaaaaataaaaaacttttgaGTTGGAAGGAAAGGTTCAACATTATCCTGGGCACTGCTCGTGGTCTGGCTTATCTACATGAGGAATTCCATGTTTGTATCATCCATCGTGATATTAAATCCAGCAATATATTACTTGACGACAACTTTCAGGCGAAAATAGCAGATTTTGGTCTGGCAAGACTTCTTCCAAATGATAAAAGTCATATTAGCACAAGATTTGCAGGAACCTT AGGATACGCGGCTCCTGAATACGCTACCCGTGGGAAATTAACAGAGAAAGTTGACACCTTTAGCTTTGGTGTCGTTGTTCTTGAAATTGTCAGTGGTAGAAAATGCATTGACTTGAAGCAACCACCTCATATGCAATATCTGCTTCAATGG GTTTGGAGCCTATACGAAGATAACAAGGTTTTAGAAGTGGTGGAAAGTGGAAACCAGATGGAAGGGTATAGTGAGGAAGAGGTGATGAGGGTGATAAACCTTGCGCTTCAATGCATACAAGCCTCTGTCAGTCATAGGCCATCAATGTCTGAGGTCGTGACAATACTCTTCAGTAATGATGAGATTGATTTTCAAAAACCTTTGCAACCAGCCCTCGTAGATGGAGAAAGTTTGGCTTATGGCACACCTTCATATCAATCCAATGCAACGATTACGGGAACCCTTAGTGCTCGTTAG